The Amphiprion ocellaris isolate individual 3 ecotype Okinawa chromosome 6, ASM2253959v1, whole genome shotgun sequence genome contains a region encoding:
- the tmc1 gene encoding transmembrane channel-like protein 1, protein MPRDSLITSEDDIDVGLDLAGEDEVFSSNEGHERERHRGKRRDGDGEKKKRKKRRRKGAHRAEEGEDEVQTRHERREREKRRRAKNDQEAKGRERDEEERVQTTSGKVAKTKKNIRNENTRRRVEEEEVEVEERLEKRKKKHGSAKKEEKKEDEGKQMVKEKEREVKKKKHKKVVETSSEQETSEEEDDKEEDSKDEEMRPECLTPEELEKLKEAVDERKKLIQSLRGKPWPMKKKLVTLRESQEFVEKYEGALGKGKGRKLYAYKVMMTKKWMKFQRDFENFKTACIPWEMKIKEIESHFGSSVASYFIFLRWMYGINMILFGLTFGLVMVPEALMGRPYGSMPRKTVPRSEETSAMDFAVLWDFGGYAQYSVLFYGFYNNQRAIGWLKFRMPLSYFLVGVGTVAYSYMVVIRTMARNANESGVGDDNSFNFSWKMFTSWDYLIGNPETADNKFASITTSFKEAILEEQESHKDDNIHLTRFLRVLANFLVLCCLAGSGYLIYFVVRRSQKFALDGLENHTWWERNEVNMVMSLLGMFCPMLFDVISTLENYHPRVALQWQLGRIFALFLGNLYTFIIALMDEINLKREEEKIVKFNITTWEASLYNGTISENSTAPSITINPADVPRGPCWETMVGQEFVRLIISDTMTTYITLLIGDFLRAVLVRFLNYCWCWDLEAGFPSYSEFDVSGNVLGLIFNQGMIWMGAFYAPCLPALNVLRLHVSMYLQCWAVMCCNVPQERVFKASGSNNFYMAMLLVILFLSTLPAIYTIVTIPPSFDCGPFSGKNRMFDVIHETLESDFPAWFSKVFSYASNPGLVLPFILLMVLAIYYLQSTSKSYRQANVELKKKLQTQNEENKKKNKRAALKAQMDLEEARKAASQAAEEQKNNNASLQGQEADEEENYVSSHRLYHGKNGRNPPPMNGDRQLLASRAPGPRTYHHGNHGASGYLPGFSEPRMCRVPSLQRH, encoded by the exons ATGCCTCGAGACAGTCTGATCACCTCAGAGGATGACA tTGACGTTGGACTGGATTTGGCAG GTGAAGACGAAGTTTTCTCTTCTAATGAGGGACATGAGAGGGAACGGcatagaggaaaaagaagagatggcgatggagagaaaaagaagaggaaaaagaggaggagaaagggagCACATAGAGCAGAAGAAGGTGAAGATGAAGTACAGACCAGGCatgagagaagagaaagagaaaagagaagaagagcaaAGAATGATCAAGAAGcaaaaggaagagagagagacgaggAGGAACGGGTCCAAACAACAAGTGGCAAAGtggcaaaaacaaagaagaatatcagaaatgaaaatacaagGAGAAgagtggaagaggaggaggtagaAGTGGAAGAGAGACTTGAAAAACGGAAAAAGAAACATGGGAGTGCcaaaaaagaggagaagaaagaggatGAAGGTAAACAAATGGTAAAGGAGAAAGAACGtgaggtgaagaagaaaaagcacaagAAGGTAGTTGAAACAAG CTCGGAGCAGGAGACGAGTGAAGAAGAGGATGACAAAGAAGAGGACAGCAAAGACGAAGAGATGAGGCCAGAGTGTCTGACAccagaggagctggagaagcTGAAGGAGGCCGTAGATGAGAGGAAGAAACTGATCCAGAGTCTGAGGGGGAAGCCCTGGCCAATGAAAAAGAAGCTTGTCACTTTACG GGAGTCACAAGAGTTTGTGGAGAAATACGAGGGAGCTTTGGGGAAAGGAAAAGGCAGGAAGCTGTATGCCTACAAGGTCATGATGACCAAG AAATGGATGAAGTTCCAACGGGACTTTGAGAACTTCAAAACTGCCTGTATTCCATGGGAGATGAAAATCAAAGAGATTGAAA GTCATTTTGGCTCTTCAGTTGCCTCATACTTCATCTTCCTGAGGTGGATGTATGGCATCAATATGATACTGTTTGGTCTGACCTTTGGCCTGGTTATGGTACCAGAG GCATTAATGGGGCGTCCTTATGGAAGCATGCCAAGAAAGACCGTCCCTAGGAGTGAAGAGACCAGTGCCATGGACTTTGCTGTCCTGTGGGACTTTGGG GGTTACGCCCAGTATTCAGTTCTCTTCTATGGTTTCTACAACAACCAGCGTGCCATTGGCTGGCTCAAGTTCCGCATGCCTCTGTCATACTTCCTGGTTGGTGTGGGTACAGTGGCCTACAGCTATATGGTGGTCATAAGAAC GATGGCCCGTAATGCAAATGAGTCGGGGGTTGGAGATGACAACAGCTTCAATTTCAGCTGGAAAATGTTCACCAGCTGGGACTACCTGATAGGAAACCCTGAAACTGCAGACAATAAGTTTGCTTCCATCACCACCAGCTTCAAG GAAGCAATCTTAGAGGAGCAAGAGAGCCACAAGGATGACAACATCCACCTGACTCGTTTTCTGAGAGTGCTGGCCAACTTCTTGGTCTTGTGCTGCTTAGCAGGAAGTGGATACCTCATCTATTTTGTAGTGCGTCGCTCTCAGAAGTTTGCCCTCGATGGCCTGGAGAATCACACCTGGTGGGAAAGGAACGAG GTGAACATGGTCATGTCATTACTGGGGATGTTCTGCCCCATGCTGTTTGACGTCATCAGCACCCTGGAGAACTACCACCCTCGTGTTGCCCTGCAGTGGCAGCTGGGACGCATCTTTGCACTCTTCTTGGGGAACCTCTACACCTTTATCATCGCACTCATGGATGAGATCAACCTTAAA AGGGAAGAGGAAAAGATAGTAAAGTTTAATATAACCACGTGGGAAGCCAGTCTTTATAATGGCACAATATCAGAAAACAGCACTGCTCCCTCCATCACCATCAACCCTGCTGATGTGCCCAGAGGACCCTGCTGGGAGACCATGGTGGGCcag GAGTTTGTCCGACTGATCATATCTGACACCATGACAACCTACATCACGCTGTTGATTGGTGATTTCCTGAGAGCTGTGCTCGTTCGATTTCTCAACTACTGCTGGTGTTGGGACCTTGAGGCTGGATTT CCGTCCTACTCTGAGTTTGATGTCAGTGGAAATGTCCTGGGTCTGATCTTCAATCAAGGAATGATATG GATGGGTGCTTTTTATGCGCCTTGTCTGCCTGCCCTAAACGTCCTCCGGCTCCACGTGTCCATGTACCTGCAGTGCTGGGCCGTGATGTGCTGTAATGTGCCCCAGGAGAGGGTCTTCAAGGCCTCTGGCTCCAACAACTTCTACATGGCCATGTTGCTGGTCATCCTCTTCCTGTCCACACTGCCTGCCATCTACACCATCGTCACCATCCCTCCTTCCTTTGACTGTGGACCCTTCAG TGGCAAGAACCGTATGTTTGATGTGATCCATGAGACGCTGGAGTCCGACTTCCCTGCCTGGTTTAGTAAAGTGTTCAGCTATGCCTCTAACCCTGGGCTGGTCCTGCCCTTCATACTACTTATGGT ACTGGCCATTTATTACTTGCAGTCCACATCTAAAAGCTACAGACAAGCTAATGTAGAGCTGAAGAAAAAACTACAAACG caaaatgaagaaaacaagaagaagaacaaacgAGCAGCACTGAAGGCGCAGATGGATCTAGAGGAGGCCAGAAAAGCAGCATCACAAGCTGCAGAggaacaaaagaacaacaatgcATCATTACAAGGCCAAGAGG CGGATGAGGAAGAAAACTACGTCAGCAGTCACAGGTTGTATCATGGTAAGAATGGACGCAACCCTCCTCCCATGAATGGAGACCGACAACTGCTGGCCTCCAGAGCACCTGGCCCCAGGACctatcaccatggcaaccacgGGGCTTCTGGCTACCTGCCCGGTTTCTCCGAGCCGAGGATGTGCAGAGTGCCGAGCCTGCAGAGACACTGA
- the zfand5a gene encoding AN1-type zinc finger protein 5a, whose product MAQETNQSPVPMLCATGCGFYGNPRTNGMCSVCYKEHLTRQQSSDRMSPLSPMGSTASPTSEASAIQRLEASLAKVEASPASSPDMSRTVQGSLPVTQQMTEMSISREDKPEPLEPVVNQPAASSPTPVASSSSEEGKGDTPKPKKNRCFMCRKRVGLTGFDCRCGNLFCGIHRYSDKHNCPYDYKAEAAAKIRKENPVVVADKIQRI is encoded by the exons ATGGCTCAAGAGACGAACCAGAGCCCGGTGCCCATGCTTTGTGCCACAGGCTGCGGTTTCTATGGCAACCCAAGAACCAATGGTATGTGCTCTGTATGCTATAAGGAACACCTGACACGGCAGCAGAGCAGCGACCGCATGAGCCCCCTCAGCCCAATGG GCTCAACTGCTAGTCCTACCTCAGAGGCCTCAGCCATCCAGAGACTAGAAGCCAGTCTAGCGAAAGTTGAAGCCTCCCCTGCCTCTTCACCAGACATGTCTAG AACCGTTCAAGGATCCCTTCCTGTGACTCAACAAATGACAGAGATGAGCATCTCGAGAGAAGATAAGCCTGAACCCCTAGAGCCTG TTGTAAACCAGCCTGCTGCTTCTAGCCCTACCCCTGTAGCTTCTTCCAGCAGTGAAGAAGGCAAGGGTGATACCCCCAAACCCAAGAAGAATAGGTGCTTCATGTGCCGCAAAAGGGTGGGCCTTACAG GGTTTGACTGTCGCTGTGGCAACCTGTTCTGCGGCATCCACCGGTACTCTGACAAGCACAACTGTCCCTATGATTACAAGGCCGAGGCTGCCGCCAAGATCCGTAAAGAAAACCCCGTGGTGGTGGCTGACAAGATCCAGAGAATATAA